Proteins encoded within one genomic window of Haematobia irritans isolate KBUSLIRL chromosome 5, ASM5000362v1, whole genome shotgun sequence:
- the LOC142239630 gene encoding uncharacterized protein LOC142239630, translated as MTKDIQECEIKVKGYKNELTFSDSRRTGGVALYVKNCFQVQNIFERANGVTHWINVSMIKNKNENLIIAAIYRSPSYNENEFYEHFEDMMETIIEYNTDVIIAGDFNIDWCKNSTQRSKILSMIQDNGMKQIVGEYTRVTMTSKTIIDYVITNSKRIKVKINDLYKISDHECIDIIVECRRKQNENNKIVKECFRYNKNMFREELRTIMELEMQNNRYEYPNIIDICLENTIKKFIKPLRINSTKHQTAWYNKELFEMKMQKMEKYRKAKLENTVSSWNIYKRTRNMYKAKVINTRNSYINNKINGAKDQKQMWREIKDLVLRNEKCAIETVIFNQIEYKDSKIIANKFNEYFVNSIRTIRDEIDDVQYQNRIHMTSTKFQFRTININELLAICKQLKNKPDFNHVSTTIILDNWDKIGNMILKTINDSLERGIFPENWKEAMVIPIEKVQRTKKCEEFRPINTLLTCEKILEKVVKEQLAKYIEMNGLLSKYQSGFRKNYSCETSVNYVINRWKNKNKDDKTLAMFIDFKRAFETIDRDILIQKLYLYGIQDKELKWFKSYLSNRTQRTRVNDVISEDIRNEYGVPQGSILGAVLFIIYINDMANVLEESEVILYADDTLIFTEADTPNECYIKMEKDLSALNTWLNMNRLKLNEILLPESSLYGCI; from the exons ATGACCAAAGATATCCAAGAATGCGAAATAAAAGTTAAAGGATATAAAAATGAGCTAACTTTCTCAGATAGCAGAAGAACGGGAGGAGTTGCATTATAtgttaaaaattgtttccaggtacaaaatatttttgagagaGCTAATGGCGTAACACATTGGATAAATGTTTCAATGATAaagaataaaaatgaaaatctaaTTATTGCAGCTATATATAGATccccaagttataatgaaaacgAATTCTATGAACATTTCGAAGACATGATGGAGACAATAATTGAATATAATACTGACGTTATAATAGCTGGAGATTTTAATATTGATTGGTGCAAAAATAGTACACAAAGGAGTAAAATACTTAGTATGATACAGGACAATGGAATGAAACAGATAGTCGGCGAATATACAAGAGTGACAATGACATCAAAGACAATTATTGACTATGTAATAACAAATTCAAAAAgaattaaagttaaaataaatGATCTGTACAAAATCTCTGACCATGAATGCATAGATATTATTGTAGAATGCCGACGTAAACAAAATGAGAACAATAAGATCGTTAAAGAATGTTTCAGATACAATAAAAACATGTTCAGAGAGGAATTACGCACAATAATGGAGTTGGAAATGCAAAACAATAGATATGAATATCCTAATATAATAGATATATGTCTTGAAAATacaataaagaaatttataaaaccTCTCCGAATAAACTCTACTAAACATCAAACTGCGTGGTACAACAAAGAACTGTTTGAAATGAAGATGCAGAAAATGGAGAAATATAGAAAAGCAAAGCTTGAAAATACAGTGTCCTCATGGAATATTTATAAAAGAACAAGAAATATGTATAAAGCGAAAGTAATAAATACCAGAAATAGTTAcataaacaacaaaataaatggaGCGAAAGATCAAAAACAAATGTGGAGGGAGATAAAAGACTTGGTACTAAggaatgagaaatgtgcaatagAGACTGTGATATTTAACCAAATAGAATATAAGGACAGCAAAATAATAGCGAATAAATTCaacgaatattttgtaaatagtaTTAGAACGATAAGAGATGAAATAGATGATGTGCAATACCAAAACAGAATACATATGACTAGTACGAAATTCCAATTCAGAACCATAAATATAAACGAACTTTTGGCAATATGCAAACAGCTAAAAAATAAACCAGACTTTAACCATGTATCGACAACAATAATATTGGATAACTGGGATAAAATTGGAAATATGATATTAAAGACGATAAATGATTCACTTGAAAGGGGAATTTTTCCGGAAAATTGGAAAGAGGCTATGGTAATACCAATCGAAAAAGTTCAGAGAACAAAGAAATGTGAAGAATTTCGACCAATAAATACATTATTGACATGCGAAAAAATCCTAGAAAAAGTGGTTAAAGAGCAACTGGCGAAATATATTGAAATGAACGGATTATTATCAAAATACCAGTCTGgtttcagaaaaaattattcttGTGAGACGTCAGTAAATTATGTGATAAATAgatggaaaaacaaaaacaaagatgACAAAACATTAGCTATGTTCATAGATTTCAAGAGAGCATTTGAAACGATTGACAGAGATATCctaatacaaaaattatatttgtatggaATACAAGACAAGGAATTAAAATGGTTCAAATCATACTTAAGCAATAGAACACAAAGAACTAGAGTAAATGACGTGATCTCGGAAGATATTAGAAATGAATACGGAGTTCCACAAGGGTCGATACTAGGTGCAGTACTTTTCATCATCTACATAAATGATATGGCAAATGTATTAGAAGAAAGTGAGGTAATACTATATGCAGATGACACATTGATTTTTACGGAAGCTGATACGCCAAATGAATGctatataaaaatggaaaaagacTTAAGTGCGCTTAATACATGGTTGAATATGAATAGACTAAAACTTAATGAAA ttcTTTTACCTGAGTCCTCCCTTTatg gGTGTATTTGA
- the LOC142239631 gene encoding uncharacterized protein LOC142239631, which produces MSKIEKLQRMSDKNIGEITKLIGNVQEMENKNKAMCDTIGESNEKMCNEIKRALKERNVKRNVTYAQAIKDSDTMMPDVSKPIVIKPKEKQNISQTKNDLNSNVDPTNLKIINVENRRNGTVVIQTENETEREKIRLAVQNGLNENYEVKVPNPAEMSIKITGMTFKYTEEELIAKIKAQNENLSSTEIKNIKFYEVKRNNITTYNAKVNLDNESYKIAMNAGKINIGWERCRIFDGTDVLQCFKCKGYNHKAKDCKNQEVCNKCHGNHKSKDCQREQMMKCINCIHVNKNLKLDLDENHFTNSKQCPVYMNKLSAKKRRRGISA; this is translated from the coding sequence ATGAGTAAAATAGAGAAATTACAAAGAATGAGTGACAAAAATATTGGAGAGATCACGAAACTAATTGGTAATGTGCAAGAAATggagaacaaaaataaagcaaTGTGCGATACAATAGGTGAGAGCAATGAAAAGATGTGCAACGAAATTAAGAGAGCTTTAAAGGAGAGAAATGTCAAACGAAATGTGACATATGCACAAGCTATTAAAGATTCTGATACAATGATGCCAGATGTTTCAAAACCAATTGTGATAAAACCAAAGGAAAAGCAGAATATTTCTCAAACCAAAAATGACTTGAATTCTAATGTTGACCcaacaaatctgaaaattataaatgttgAAAATAGAAGAAATGGTACAGTGGTTATACAAACTGAGAATGAAACAGAAAGGGAAAAAATAAGACTAGCAGTACAAAATGGATTAAATGAAAACTACGAGGTTAAAGTCCCAAACCCAGCTGAGATGTCAATAAAAATTACAGGAATGACATTCAAATACACGGAAGAAGAATTAATTGCGAAGATAAAAGCACAGAATGAGAATTTAAGCTCAACTgagataaaaaatataaaattttatgaggtGAAGAGAAATAATATAACAACATATAACGCAAAAGTCAATCTTGATAATGAATCATACAAAATAGCAATGAATGCTGGGAAAATTAACATTGGATGGGAACGTTGTAGAATATTCGACGGCACAGATGTACTACAATGCTTCAAATGTAAAGGTTACAATCACAAAGCCAAGGATTGTAAGAATCAAGAAGTGTGTAACAAATGCCATGGAAATCATAAATCAAAGGATTGCCAAAGGGAACAGATGATGAAATGCATAAATTGTATTCACGTTAATAAAAATCTAAAACTTGATCTGGATGAGAACCATTTTACAAACAGCAAACAATGTCCGGTTTATATGAATAAATTATcagcaaaaaaaagaagaaggGGAATTAGCGCAtaa